A genomic window from Henningerozyma blattae CBS 6284 chromosome 3, complete genome includes:
- the PTP3 gene encoding tyrosine protein phosphatase PTP3 (similar to Saccharomyces cerevisiae PTP3 (YER075C); ancestral locus Anc_7.264): protein MTIQEASKDVSNVDHSFDTTNGNTTTNELIFDSTATTHTTSPMHTIKQTNNNNTSNNTSNNNNNIRTNTTPNMSSSSSISSSISSTPFLVNPKLNNNNNSNSHHYRNSSVSSISPQSSLSNSPIFLKSITTTNLPTIFSPQKNKFVKPIGVNLITAIELGKLLLDLDDSNNNLLIFDVRSFNGFSKSSIKNSIHLTLPSTLLKRRTFTFNRLLENLSPIDQQTIKEKHSTFKTNLKIILYDDEKNENSDDLISSICYNMSLKILDHFVLDQTTPLHDSISISVLSSGFQQFEVLFPQYIDYSNSNINPMLNSNSNSNSNSNVLDNDLKIAMPEFSKPNIFLSKSTPTTNSNPNSFLNKNLSPLSLNSESPISSSSPISALLKFQLPNDSISPKPLFKFKQNEEIMNLESYLSAVNIKEEREENQKLEFLNKLDEESSSSILANDLSPIKSINLSSSISQNSISTFCNSNSNDYKTNSNFQFPKKRKSIIEKDKLKFQIRYLEMIKNYPIDMINKIIPSWFQDLMKLNKIQFILQYQKLDQLERKRLNKCLSNSTSNLTSKKLSNSFKFPTITTNNTTTVTTTTTTNSMAITNNILPESNPFFSKDNSNLQFHKIGKILEEPISNINTSQSTMNTTQSNLNYSQSNLSYSQSNLNNSQPTLTNSPSYDRRALSHSDFMNLTKSRKKYTSLDLDDDDEDDFLLEKSYNNNMSDSSNKIIISSGVELGNKNRYKDIFPFEHSRVVLKKKSFSLPIPISTDSFLQNNSKTNSISIDLNENYINASYLNLPQLVFENNTNMTSDTTTTTTNINNNNTPISSSSNSSTCSTITTPISGINYSSIEPTSTNFNTTANNSNLNNNGTSNNNSKTTIKNDKFYKTSRKLRYIATQAPLLSTVHDFYTCILNNNVPIIICLTDQYENSVEKCFDYWSEGNYNGIHVKLLDELSIGCNNNFIKLNNQYTENHQNCLIVRIIELTYTINNKECTFKTLQLQIKDWPDFGTLVDPTKIVQAINLKDKVIDKLFGNNFFAEDYIPTIVVHCSAGCGRTGTWCTVDSALSNLQTFEKLNQEFKNNMENNAYDDREITITNNNIGKENKKIFDPISWTINIFRKQRISMVQNINQYLFIYDCLIYYFTLKLHENCSFNDKREITPLTQNYLNSMTKFLDELDELEFIDNFVKAKTTETLPTFI from the coding sequence ATGACTATACAAGAAGCATCAAAAGATGTTTCAAACGTCGATCATTCTTTTGATACTACAAATGGTAATACAACCACTAATGAATTGATTTTCGACTCGACGGCCACTACACATACAACTTCCCCCATGCATACTATCAAACAgaccaataataataacaccTCTAATAACAcctctaataataataataatattcgtACTAATACCACACCAAACATGTCTTCTTCATCGTCAATCTCTTCTTCGATTTCTTCAACCCCATTTCTAGTAAATCCGAAGCtaaataacaacaacaattcaaattctcATCATTATAGAAATTCAAGTGTCTCTTCAATCTCTCCACAATCAAGTTTAAGTAATAGcccaatttttttaaaatcaatcACCACAACAAATTTACCAACGATTTTTTCCccacaaaaaaataaatttgtaaaaCCTATTGGTGTAAATCTGATTACTGCTATTGAATTGGGTAAACTATTGTTAGACTTGGATGATTCCAAcaataatcttttaattttcgaTGTTCGTTCGTTTAATGGgttttctaaatcttctattaaaaattccaTTCATTTAACTTTACCTTCCACTCTATTAAAGAGAAGAACTTTCACTTTTAATagattattagaaaatttatctCCAATTGATCAACAAACTATAAAGGAAAAACATTCaacttttaaaacaaatttgaaaatcatCTTgtatgatgatgaaaaaaatgaaaattcaGATGATTTGATCTCTTCTATTTGTTATAACATGTCATTGAAGATTTTAGATCATTTTGTCTTGGATCAAACTACTCCATTACATGATTCTATTTCCATATCAGTCTTGTCTTCTGGGTTCCAACAATTTGAAGTTTTATTCCCAcaatatattgattattcaaattcaaatataaaccCGAtgttaaattcaaattcaaattcaaattcaaattcaaatgtattagataatgatttgaaaatagcAATGCCTGAATTTTCTAAACCAAACATTTTTCTATCAAAATCTACTCCAACTACAAATTCAAACCCAAattcttttcttaataaaaatttgtcACCTTTATCCTTGAATTCAGAATCTCCGATCTCATCATCTTCTCCAATATCTGCTCTATTGAAATTCCAATTACCTAATGATTCGATATCTCCCAAACCGTTATTTAAGTTTAAacaaaatgaagaaattatgAATTTAGAATCTTATCTAAGTGCcgttaatattaaagaggaaagagaagaaaatcaaaaattggaatttttaaataaattagatgaagaatCTTCTTCCTCTATATTGGCAAACGATTTATCTCCAATAAAATcgattaatttatcatcatcaatttcaCAAAATTCCATATCAACTTTTtgtaattcaaattcaaatgattataaaacaaattCTAATTTCCAATTCCccaagaaaagaaaatcaattattgaaaaagataaattaaaattccaaattagatatttagaaatgatcaaaaattatccaattgatatgattaataaaattattccaaGTTGGTTTCAAGatttgatgaaattaaataaaattcaattcattttacaatatcaaaaattagaTCAATTAGAAAGgaaaagattaaataaatGCCTTTCAAATAGTACTTCAAATTTAActtctaaaaaattatccaatagttttaaatttccaACTATAACcacaaataatactactacTGTTACCAccactactactactaataGCATGGCCataactaataatattctacCAGAGTCAaatccatttttttcaaaagataattCAAATCTTCAATTCCACAAGATTGGGAAAATCTTGGAAGAACCAATTTCAAACATTAATACCTCTCAATCAACCATGAACACAACTCAATCAAACTTGAATTACTCTCAATCAAACTTGAGCTACTCTCAATCGAACTTGAACAACTCTCAACCAACTTTAACAAATTCACCTTCTTATGATAGAAGAGCATTATCTCATTCTGATTTTATGAATTTAACCAAATCAAGGAAAAAATACACTTCATTAGAtttagatgatgatgatgaagatgattttcttttggaaaaaagttataataataatatgagtGATAGCTCcaataaaatcattatatcTTCAGGTGTAGAATTAGGTAATAAGAATCGttataaagatattttccCCTTTGAACATTCGAGAGttgtattgaaaaaaaaatcctTTTCTTTACCAATTCCAATATCAACAGATTcatttttacaaaataattccaagacaaattcaatttctatagatttaaatgaaaactATATTAATGCAagttatttgaatttaccACAATTggtttttgaaaataataccaatatgACAAGCgatactactactactactactaatattaataataataatacaccAATAAGTTCAAGTTCCAATTCTTCTACTTGTTCTACAATTACCACACCTATTAGTGGAATAAATTACTCATCTATTGAACCAACTTCAACAAATTTCAATACAACTGCAAACAATAGTaatcttaataataatggaactagtaataataatagtaaaactactattaaaaatgacaaattttataaaacttCAAGAAAATTGCGTTACATTGCTACTCAGGCTCCATTATTATCTACAGTTCATGATTTTTATACATGTatcttaaataataatgttccaattattatttgtttaacAGATCAATATGAAAATTCTGTTGAAAAATGTTTTGATTATTGGTCTGAAGGCAATTATAATGGTATTCATgtcaaattattagatgaacTTTCCATTGgttgtaataataactttattaaattaaataatcaatacACTGAAAATCATcaaaattgtttaattgtaagaattattgaattgacttatactattaataataaagaatgtacttttaaaactttacaattacaaattaaagattgGCCAGATTTTGGTACATTGGTAGATCCTACAAAGATTGTTCAAgctattaatttaaaagataaagtcattgataaattatttggtaataatttttttgcaGAAGATTATATACCGACAATTGTTGTACATTGTTCAGCAGGTTGTGGTAGAACTGGTACTTGGTGTACAGTTGATTCAGCCTTATCAAATCTTCaaacttttgaaaaattaaatcaagaatttaaaaacaatatgGAGAATAATGCTTATGATGATAGAGAAATTACTATAacgaataataatattgggaaagagaataaaaaaatatttgatccTATATCATGGAcaat